The DNA window GGCGTAGCAGCGTGTCGTACTGGAGCACGCTCGCGTCGAGCAGCGCCGTCATGCCGGGCTTCGGGGCCTTGGCCGGGACGATGCTGAAGCCGCCGAGCGTGTCGTGGCCGTTCTCGGTGACGAACTCTGGATCGTTCACGTCGGGGGTCATGATCCGGTCGTCGTGGCCGGGCACCGTGTGCGGCTGGCCCCAGAGCGAGGTGGGCGACTTTCTCTCGACGGGGGTGAAGGCGAAGCGGTCCTCGGCGGGGGTCGCGTCGTCGCCGTAGGTGATGGTGAGCTTCTGCGAGACGAGCAGGTCGCCGCTCGCGACGGCCATCGCGGGGATCCCGAAGTTCGTGCAGGCGCCCTGCAGGTCGATGGGCGTGTCGTCCGGGCCGCAGGTCGCCGTCTTCGTGGGGATGGCGGAGGAGGCGCTGATGGCGAACGCTTTCGGGTCGATGACGTAGACCGGCGTCTCGCCGTCGGTGTCGGTGACCTGCTGGCGGAGGCCCGTCGAGACCGCGAGGCTGCACATGCCGTCGTCGTCGGGCAGGTTGTCCTGGAACGCGTCCCAGTCGACGGCGAGGGGGTAAATCGAGGACTGGTCGCCGAACGAGACGGTGATGGTGATGAACAGGACGCGCACGGACGCATAGCCGCCGAAGTCCGGCCCCCAGAGGTGGATGCTCGCGCCGACGTCGATCGGCCCGACGAAGTCCACGCCGCCGCGCAGGTCGATGCCGACGTCGATGTCGTAGTAGTAAGGCTGCCAGGAGATGAGGAAGTCGGCGCCCACCTTGAAGTCGGCGTAGACGCCCGCACAGTCGAAATGGATCTCGGCGTAGCCGCCGGCCATCATCGCGTGGGCGCAGAGGGCGTAATAGAGGTCGCCCTTGAGGTGGGTGAACTTGTCGATCTGCCAGTCGACGCCCAGGCGCGGGACGGTGGGGTAATGGGACGGCACGACGTACCGCGGGTGATAGCCACCCAGGGTGATCACGAAGTCGCCGGCGTGCTCCTGGGCGAACCACACGTAGCTCGCAAAGCCGCCGGTGATGTGGCAGCTCTTCATGAAGACGTACGAGGACGGGTCGAGCTCGGCGATGATCCCGAAGTAGCCGTCGAAGGGGGCGAAGCTCGCCTCGAGGAGCATGCGCATCTCGATGAGGGGGCTGACCTTGCGCTTGCCTTCGACGTACGGGACGACGAGGTCGGCGACGCCGAGGACATCGATCTCGAAGGTGTGGGCGCCGAGGTCGGCGCTGAGGAGGACGAAGCCATCGATGACCCTGAACGCGGAGAACTTGAGGCCGACCGCGAGAAAACCAGCGCCGGGGACGGGCTTGATGTAGCTCGCGAGGCTGTCGAGTTCGCTGCTCAGGATCGAGGCCATGTTCGATCCCTTCGCGTCGACCTGCTGCATCGTGCCGTCGATGGCCTCGGCGACGAGGGGGAACTCGGTGACCTTGTCGATCGGGGGAACGGACAGGGAGTTGTTGAAGCCGAAGCCGAGAGAGACGGCCTTGATGTCGAAGAACGGCGGGAACGCGATGGGGACCGCGACGACGCCGTAGAGGAAGAGCGCGGGGGTTCCCTCGTAGGACGCCCAGGAGCCGATGATGCTCAGGCCCACCGCGCTCTTGCCCACGGTGAACTGAATGGCGCCCGTGCCGTCGTATTCGGTGGTTGCGTTCCCATCGGCGTCGGTGCGCTGGGCGCGCTGGAGGGCGAGGCCCAGGGTCAGGGCGTCGTTCTTGTAGGCGACACCGAATCCATCGAGGTGGACCGCGGGCGAGAGGTCGTGGATCGGTGAGCTGACGGCGAGCCCCTTGGGCGTGACCGAGAAGCCGTAAGCGGCAAAGGAGCCGTCGACGTAGACCCAGAGGGTCTCGTCATCGTGGAGCTGGAGGCCCACCTGCTCGAAATCGAAGGGGCCGAGCGATTTCTGGAGCGGGATCCACGATATCGGCTGATCGGGTGGGCCCTCGATGACCTGCTTGATGGTCTTCAACCACGTGACGGGGACGGGGGCCTGGGCGTCCAGCGCGAGGCTCTGGTGGATGGGAGCGGGCAATAGATCTGCATTCGTCAGATCCTTCAAAGACTTCGACGATGTCATCGCTGTGCTCGTGCCTTTCGCGTGAGGCTCGGAGCGCCGAACAGGAGCTGCCGTCGCCGTCCGAGAGCGCTGCGTCGTCCGCCTGAGTTGCTCGGGTTCCAGCGCGCAGCGGCACGCTCTCGACCCTGCGACTCGATGGACCGGCGTCACTCTGGCCGGCTCGGCCCTGTCCTGTTCGGTGCTCTTACGCCGTTGTCGGCTGTCTACTGGGGCGTGATTGAGGCCGCCGCGCCCTCCAGCACAGCGAGGACGCAGAACGAGAAATAGACATTCTCCATGCTATGGCCGGTCTTGTCGAAGAAATTGGCGTGGTACTGCACGGTCACCGTGTTCCCGCTGATGGTCCAGCTCACGTTGTAGCTGGAGTTCTGGACATCATGATCCGCCCCGCCGTTGTAATTGGCATGAACCTCCGTGGTCACCACGAGCGCGGTGGCGACGGGCTGGCTGAACGTGACGTCGACATTGCTGCTCCAGTTGTTGCTACTGCCGGCCTGGAAGGTGTTCGTCCTCTGTACCTTCGAGATCTGAAAGGGGAACAGCCCTGTCGCAGGCTGACCAGGCGCCAGCCTGAAGGCGCCGTTCACGTCCAGCGTCGCCGCTGGGGTCGTGGTGCCAATGCCGACTTTGCCATCGGGCGTCAGCGTCATCTGTGCGGCGCCACCGCCCGCAAAGAAGGCGAGATTGTGGTTCGACTTCGTCCCGATCCAGCCCATGTTTTCCCCGACCCAGGTCGCCAGCTCGATGGCTCCGGCCTTGTGCGCGATGCCATACTGCCCGTCGGACGTCTGGACCGTGAGCGGGTAGGCCGGGTTCGTCGTGCCGATACCGACATTTCCCCCGTTGACGAGGGCATTCCCGCGGAGGTCGAGCGGTGCCTGGGGGCTCGTCGTGCCGATACCGACATTTCCCCCGTTGAAGAGGGCACCTCCATGCACGTCCAGCGACGCCGCAGGAGAGGTCGTGCCAATGCCGAGCTTCATGCTGATGAGGGCATTGCCGGAGACGTCCAGGGGGGCTTGAGGCGTCACTTTGCCGATACCGACATTCCCCCCGGTGACGATGGCATTCCCATGGACGTCCAGGCTCGCTTGAGGGGTCGTCGTGCCGATACCGACATACCCCTCGTTGACGAGGGTATGGCCACGGACGTCCAGCGCTGTCTGCGAACTTTTTGTACCGATCCCGACCTTGTCGAGCAAGTCGCCCGTGTAATGCATGGGCAGCTTCTGGATCTGTACCGGGATCAGCCCGTCCGGGAAGCCCGGGATGCTGAGATACCGGAGCTGCAAGGGCGTCCCTCCCGTCGCGTGCCCGGTCACGAGGTTCGACAGGGTGATCTCCAGGACGCCTCGGGCCTTCAAGACCGTATTGGTGGTGGTGATCGTCCAGCTCGCGCCCGTTCCATCGGCCCGCGCATTCCCCGCGGTGAAGCCAGACGTCACGCTGGCCTTGATGGCTTCGAGCTGTGCTTGCGTCGCCAGTGCCCAGCGATCTCCGGTCGACTGACTCCCGTCCAGGTAAACGACGAACTGGGTGGTCTTCGGATCGAGCGGGATGTCCGCAAGCCCCAGGTTGACGATCCGCAGAATCAACGAGTTCTGCGTCGTACCGTCATTGATGACGATGTTCGGCGTCTCGAAGGAGACGTAGAGCGTCGGCGTCTGCGCGCCCTGACCGGTACCGGAAGTCACGATGTTCACGTTCAAGGTCTCGCTGGGTAGGTAGTTCATGGTCTGAATGATGGGTGCATTGCCAGGATCCGCCGCGCTGTCGGGATGGGACACGACGCGCACGTAATTCGAGGGGTCACTGGCATCATCGACCCACCCTTGGTCATTCCAGGAGAACTGCACCACGTCCGGCCGTGCCCCATTTGTGGACGTCGCGCCGAAGTTCTGCAGCGCCACCACCTGCACGTGGGCGGCGCTGTCGACGACGATGGGAGATTGCCCGGTATAGAGGACGTAAACGCAGATGCCGCCGTTGGCGCTCTCTTTCGATTGCGGATCCACGTAGAGAGACCAGCTGGCCGTGTCGCCCGCCGTGATGCCCTCGGGCGCGGCGAGTGAGCCGGACGAGAAGAGCAGATAGAAATGATAGTTCGTGCTGCTCGCCTTCTGGCCCTGCGTGGCGGCGCTGGTCTGGAGCTGCACCGTGTTCTTGTCGTCCAGGGTCGCCAGCCTGACCTCGATGGTGTCCGTCGCTTGCGGCTGGTCGTCGATGTAGACCAGGTTCGTCAGAAACTGGCCTTGCACCTGTGCAGGGATCGTCAGCGTGACGTTGTTGATGTCGATGGGATCGTCGGCTGCCATGATCTTTCCTCACGCCTCGCTGGTGTCACTGGTGTCACTGGCGTCGCTGGTCGGGGCGAGCTCGAGCCAGCCCTCGCAGAGGAGCTGCTCCCCCGCGAAGCGCGCCGTGGTGTCCACAGGGGCAAACCCCGTGGAGGTCGTCCACTGTCCCCCGCTCTGTTCGAGCCACGACCACGCGTACCCTCCCTCCGTCGGCACTTGCAGTTCGAGCTGCCGTGTCTCCGGCGGCTGCTCGTACATCGCTCGCGTCGTGAGCAGAGGCGCCGACAGGAAGGTCACCGTGAGCACCTGGAGGGCCGCGGCGTACTGGTCCGAGGGGATGGAGAGGGCCTTCGTCGGGAGGATGCCGCTCGTCGCGTGGACCTTGCCGCGTGGATCCAGGAGCATGGCCACGGTCAGCGCGTCCGCCGAGGCGGACAGCGGGATGTTCACCGGGGCGTCCTTCACGGTGACGATGCTCCGGGGGTCGCCAGTCGTCGCCGGGAGGCCCGGTGCGTCGCTCTGCGTCGAATAGAAGACGTCGCCCGCGTAGGAGCCGTCGTCATTCTCCTTCCAGTAGCCCGCGAGGCCATCGTTGTACTGGCCGCACTCGCCGATGCGGATCGGGAAGAGCACCTTGTCGAAGTCGTGCGTCCACGGCGTGGGGCTCGTCTGGAGGGTCGTCGGGTCGTGGGCGTCGTAGCCGGCGACGCTGGCCTTGTAGGCCGTCAGGCTCTCGTCGCGCGCGGGCAACCCCTTCAGTTCCAGCTTCAGCTTGGCGCGCACCAGGGCGAGCGGACGCCCGACGAGCAGGGCCATGGCCTTGTGCTGCGCGAAGTCCTCCGGGTCGCTGTTCTCGAGCGCATTGCCCAGCGTGAGGAGGAGCGCGCGAAGGAAGGAGGTGTCCGCCGACGCGCTCTTCGTCAGGTAGGTGACCATGCTGCGGAGGTGCGGGTTCGCGATGTCCGCGACGCTGACCGGCGTCGCCCGCCCCGGCGCCGACGACCAGTGCCCCTCCTGGTCCACGACCCCGAGCGTGGCACCGTCGGCGTCGTAGATCATCAAGCTGCTGTCGAGGTGGTTGGGGAGCACCCAGCCACAGACGGGGGTCGTGGCCGGATGGGCGTTCATCTCCACGTCGTCGTCGGGGCCCACCGGCTCACCCGAGAGCCACCGGAACGAGAGGCGCGCGGGTTGCGTGAGCCGCGGTGGCAGCCGGAACATGCAGTCGGTTCCTGCCAGGCTGGTGGGCATGAGCTGCGTCGAGGTGGCGTTCGTCGGCGCGAGCCCGGTGTCGAAGATCGGGTTCACCTGGCCGAAGGCGTCCACGACCCACAGCCGGGCGAGCTTCGCCTGGCCGCTCCGGATGGGCGTGAAGTCACTCATGGGCAGCGGCCCGGTGAGCAGGGGGGCGCGCACCGTCCCGTTCACCTGCGTCGTTACCTGGAGGAGGTCTTCGTTCGTGGTCGTGGGGTCGGCGATCTCGAGCTGCATGGTCCCCCGGTTGGCCGTGCAGAGCGTGTCGTTGAACCCACCGAAGGCCTGCGACAGACAAGGCATGCGCGCGACCATCGAATGGGCGCGGAGCGCGGTCACGATGGGGTCGGTCGCGCTGGTCGGCTGGTAGGCCGCGAGGATCGCATCCGCCGACTGATCCAGGAGGCTCATGGCTTCCTCGGTGTTCAGCCCGTTGAACTCGTCGTCATAGGGCGCGGGCAGCGAGGCGTGCTCACGGGTGATGAGGTTCGCGATCCAGCGCTGGAGCTGCCCCGGGGCGTGGGGGCTCAGGATGCCGAAGCCCGCGTAGGGCCGCTCGTCCGAGGCGGCGCGCTGGGGGGTCGTGGGCGCGAGATCCGACTGGTCTCTGGGGAGGGTGTACTGGCTCGTGATGTAGTCGGCCGGGTAGTTCGCGTCCGGCATGGTGTCGGGGAAGAACTCCATGTTCCACACGGCCAGCACGGGGTTCCAGGGCTGCGCGGTCCAGGTGGTGAAGCCGGGCGCATCCCCGCCCGCCGAGGGGGACGCGGCGTCCATCACCCCCCGGATCTGCTGGAGGAGCGCCGCGTTCGTGGGCAGGCTCGACAGGCTGTCGTCTGCGACGTCCGGCAGGTGCTGGCAATGCAAGTACCCGTCGTCGCTCGAATCACCGTCGCAGCCATGGCGCAGGGTGGTTCGAATGGCATCGCCGACCAGGAGCAGCGTGGGCTCGTTGGGCTGCCAGTAGCGCGGCTGCGGGACCGCGATGAGCACGTAGCCGGACGCTTCCCTGGCGAGCGTCTCCCGCAAGCTGGCGATGGCCGTGATGAGCTGCGAGGCGAGCTGGGAAGGGTCCGGAGGGATGACCAGGTTCATGACCCCACGCGCGACGGTGACCTGGTAGGTCAGGTCGCCGTCCGGGATCGTCCAGACCTTGCCCTCCTGGGTCGCTCCGGTCTGCTCGTTGATGGCCTTTGCGTTCGCGCCCCACGTGCGGCCGCAGTTCTCGATCTCGCTGCGCCACGCGGCGTTGCTGTGCAGCAGCGAGCCATCGTTCAGGGGCGGTACGTAGTACTGGCCGTAGTATTTGCTCCGGGCCGAGACGATGCTGAAGACGATCGCTTCGGGCGTGGCGACCATCTTCTGGTTCGCGCCATCCCAGCTCCACTGGATGAACCCGGTGCTGGTGATGAGCGTCCGCAGCGGGGAAAGCCCGGTGCCGATGAGGCTCTCCAGCGCATTGCTGTGGTTCACGCTCGGCTCTGTCTGCGTGGATTCGAGCTGGACCCAGTCGCGGAAGAGGCGCCCGCTCATGGAGGCGATCTCGTCCTGGGTCCGGTTGTACCTCTCCTGGAGTGCGTTCAACTGATTGAGCTGATGGGCGAGGTCGTCGGGGAGGGTGACCTGGGTCTGGATCTTCCTGCTCTCCCCCTGTCTCTGATTGGCGGGGCGAATCGACCAGGCGAAGCCCCCCGCTTGCGAGGTGAACCCCTTCTGGTGGCGCGCTTCGAGAAACTTTGCCACCTGATCGAGCCGCTGGGTGGAGAGGGCGTCGACGTATTCGAGCGCTTCGAGCTGCTGCTCGAAGAGGGGCGTCCTGGTGGTGTCGGTGGTGCCGTCGGTGGTGGCGAGCTGCTTGGCCAGGTACGCCGAGAGCGCCTCGGTCCCCGAGTTCGCGAGCGAGACGTCGAGCTTCTTGCCCGTCGCGGCCGGGTTCACCGCGGTCGCGTCCGTGGTGCCGAACGTCATGCGTGAATAAAGGACCGTGCGGTCCGGGAAGGCGTCGTCGCCGACGTCCACCGACCAGGCGTAATCGTTCTGCAGATCCTCCAGGAGCATCGAGGGATCGGACTCCCTGGCACGCCAGATCCCCATGAAATCCTGGGTGAGATCGCCGTAGAACCCGATGACCTCGTACGACAGGCCAGCCAGGTTCGTGGTGTCCACGGTGGTGTCGTGGAAGCCGAAGACGCTGTGGGAGTTCGGATAGAACGCTGCGAAGGACGCCTTCACGTGGTCGAGTTTGTCGACCCACGGGGTGGTGC is part of the Chondromyces crocatus genome and encodes:
- a CDS encoding DUF6603 domain-containing protein — translated: MTSSKSLKDLTNADLLPAPIHQSLALDAQAPVPVTWLKTIKQVIEGPPDQPISWIPLQKSLGPFDFEQVGLQLHDDETLWVYVDGSFAAYGFSVTPKGLAVSSPIHDLSPAVHLDGFGVAYKNDALTLGLALQRAQRTDADGNATTEYDGTGAIQFTVGKSAVGLSIIGSWASYEGTPALFLYGVVAVPIAFPPFFDIKAVSLGFGFNNSLSVPPIDKVTEFPLVAEAIDGTMQQVDAKGSNMASILSSELDSLASYIKPVPGAGFLAVGLKFSAFRVIDGFVLLSADLGAHTFEIDVLGVADLVVPYVEGKRKVSPLIEMRMLLEASFAPFDGYFGIIAELDPSSYVFMKSCHITGGFASYVWFAQEHAGDFVITLGGYHPRYVVPSHYPTVPRLGVDWQIDKFTHLKGDLYYALCAHAMMAGGYAEIHFDCAGVYADFKVGADFLISWQPYYYDIDVGIDLRGGVDFVGPIDVGASIHLWGPDFGGYASVRVLFITITVSFGDQSSIYPLAVDWDAFQDNLPDDDGMCSLAVSTGLRQQVTDTDGETPVYVIDPKAFAISASSAIPTKTATCGPDDTPIDLQGACTNFGIPAMAVASGDLLVSQKLTITYGDDATPAEDRFAFTPVERKSPTSLWGQPHTVPGHDDRIMTPDVNDPEFVTENGHDTLGGFSIVPAKAPKPGMTALLDASVLQYDTLLRRDVYQWQPLAAWVDSGEGDTQRRDDIAASLGPSTTRDQILGAMGFDPAADVQVDPQAIATSFVIAPAVHAH